The following proteins are co-located in the Malus sylvestris chromosome 13, drMalSylv7.2, whole genome shotgun sequence genome:
- the LOC126597120 gene encoding E3 ubiquitin protein ligase DRIP2-like, protein MSGQVVKRNRREIEACVTCPLCEKHYCEATTICECLHTFCKKCIYSKIVDEELDCCPKCNTYLGVAPLEKLRADPLWDSITGKIFRPDTEKVNAPADHNVQDTTAEPLPSETKMVKALADFNVQDITEELLPFESRKSKAPADDIAQDIEIDPLLSERKKVKAPAVSSAPIPAKRKEKYLSSLVINSPQVSGGPEMSGRRRYPTRRRVPLREYPSFQEPEKKEEDFHERLKSPQTLKKDALYTRQNSTEGSLKQHMLNMDVEDNSQPEDVRPEIWKPLDSLVEAARKSSSDKINLLLQLPVSEPMLPDALNNEAREVKPIMEYGNKSKVGGSMNQSNPAPSGSGSSRKPQRGRKRKLAVPEGLNIPAQSLVDANNKCDRILRPIWFSLFASNHQEGFPPLPQLPSFYLRVKDGSIPASFIKKYLVKKLNLTSEDEVEVALRGNPIVPTLQLHNLVDLWLQTTPASQSIQISIGSSAKEYVMPLMYGRKMLPR, encoded by the exons ATGAGTGGTCAGGTGGTCAAGAGAAACAGAAGGGAGATCGAAGCATGCGTGACATGTCCACTCTGCGAGAAGCACTACTGCGAGGCCACTACCATATGTGAATGCCTTCATACAT TTTGCAAGAAGTGCATATACTCAAAGATAGTAGACGAAGAGTTGGACTGCTGTCCAAAATGCAATACTTATTTAGGGGTTGCTCCATTGGAAAAACTCAG GGCAGACCCCCTTTGGGATAGTATAACAGGCAAGATCTTCCGTCCTGACACAGAAAAAGTCAATGCACCTGCTGACCACAATGTGCAAGATACAACGGCGGAGCCCCTTCCTTCCGAAACAAAAATGGTTAAGGCACTTGCAGACTTCAATGTGCAAGATATAACAGAAGAGCTGCTTCCTTTCGAAAGTAGAAAGTCCAAGGCACCTGCAGATGACATTGCGCAAGATATAGAGATAGACCCACTACTGTCCGAAAGGAAAAAGGTTAAGGCACCTGCTGTGTCTTCAGCTCCAATCCCAgctaaaagaaaagagaaatatctCTCTTCATTGGTGATAAATTCACCTCAAGTATCAGGCGGACCTGAGATGAGTGGACGAAGAAGGTATCCTACACGAAGGAGAGTTCCTCTACGAGAGTATCCTTCATTTCAGGAGCCtgaaaagaaagaggaagattTCCATGAGAGACTTAAGTCACCTCAGACACTAAAAAAAGATGCACTATATACCAGACAG AACTCTACTGAGGGATCATTGAAGCAGCACATGCTTAACATGGATGTGGAGGACAATTCTCAACCAGAAGATGTGAGACCTGAGATCTGGAAACCATTAGACAGCCTGGTTGAAGCggcaagaaaatcaagttcTGATAAGATTAATCTGCTACTGCAACTTCCTGTTTCCGAACCAATGTTGCCTGATGCGCTCAACAACGAAGCACGTGAGGTGAAGCCCATTATGGAATATGGTAACAAATCCAAAGTCGGTGGAAGTATGAATCAATCTAATCCTGCTCCATCGGGTTCAGGGAGTTCTAGGAAACCACAACGTGGCCGCAAAAGAAAACTAGCTGTACCTGAGGGACTCAATATTCCAGCACAATCTTTGGTTGATGCAAATAATAAATGTGACAGAATATTACGTCCGATTTGGTTCTCGTTGTTTGCTTCCAATCACCA GGAAGGCTTTCCACCATTGCCGCAGTTACCTTCATTTTACTTGAGAGTCAA GGATGGTAGCATACCTGCTTCTTTCATAAAAAAGTATCTGGTGAAAAAGCTGAATCTTACTAGCGAGGATGAG GTGGAGGTCGCATTGCGCGGTAACCCAATAGTTCCGACATTGCAGCTGCATAACTTAGTCGACTTGTGGTTACAGACAACACCGGCTTCACAAAGCATTCAGATCTCCATAGGAAGCTCTGCAAAGGAATACGTGATGCCCCTCATGTATGGTCGAAAAATGCTGCCTCGGTAG